In the Quercus lobata isolate SW786 chromosome 5, ValleyOak3.0 Primary Assembly, whole genome shotgun sequence genome, one interval contains:
- the LOC115990974 gene encoding uncharacterized protein LOC115990974, with amino-acid sequence MAAMSEKILMPPSVEILELLAARRVVVFTVETCFHQAVIEGDVESVIKSLHNGGMEFSQGGHIIKVILSYENFEIQSLMSSHVVRQGNAVSTFRNGADFAPGHVRSTQSINILQRVSNALDVKAERHQHTLGSIVIIAQDDQIYNAHSTEKKKGQKKRRNRKLLQLLSALSLSPIPLLLFDRSLFATVSALLSFPDIQVAMEKGAPLRSKGKEDKLKGKDDSSTKPKNARKVQFNFEGSPEYKTSSLPKSFGKDDTPFPKGYSGKGGGKGDKIANGGKSTVFKEPQPLELKVEQDLPENVKCMMDCETLDILQGIQDQLPILSKDPEFRLPVPFDKGLQYAKRGVHYANPQAVRQVLDEICVIANVCPESDEEVFSLVPSLKAKRTKLREPLKGILSELAKLKESVNLESQHKQESLHKWGDQHKGEDQHKKESQHMGEDQHTEESQHTEEDQHKGEDQHLEESQHKGEDQNMEESQHKGKDQHMEEGQNKGEDQYLEEIQHKGEDLHMDESQHKEESAHQGSYLTSSKA; translated from the exons ATGGCTGCTATGTCAGAGAAGATCTTGATGCCTCCATCAGTTGAGATTTTAGAGCTGTTGGCAGCAAGGCGTGTAGTGGTTTTTACTGTTGAAACATGTTTTCACCAAGCAGTCATTGAGGGGGATGTTGAGTCTGTCATTAAGTCTCTGCACAATGGTGGTATGGAATTTTCACAGGGTGGTCACATTATAAAAGTCATTTTGTCTTATGAAAACTTTGAAATTCAGAGTTTAATGTCCTCTCATGTTGTTAGGCAAGGTAATGCC GTATCAACATTTCGAAACGGAGCGGATTTTGCTCCGGGTCATGTGAGGTCCACTCAGAGTATAAATATCCTTCAAAGAGTCTCAAATGCCCTTGATGTCAAAGCAGAACGTCACCAGCATACTCTGGGCAGTATCGTCATCATAGCACAGGACGATCAAATATACAACGCGCACagcactgaaaaaaaaaagggccaaaaAAAGCGTCGAAATAGAAAACTGCTACAGTTGCTAAGTGCTCTATCTCTATCTCCCATTCCTCTCCTCCTTTTTGACCGATCACTCTTTGCCACTGTCTCTGCTTTGCTCTCTTTCCCAG ATATACAAGTAGCCATGGAGAAAGGAG CACCCTTGAGATCAAAGGGAAAGGAAGATAAGTTGAAAGGGAAGGATGACAGCTCAACAAAGCCAAAGAATGCAAGGAAAGTTCAGTTCAATTTTGAAG GTTCACCTGAATATAAAACTAGTTCTTTACCGAAATCTTTTGGGAAGGATGACACTCCATTTCCAAAAG gCTATTCAGGCAAAGGAGGGGGAAAAGGAGATAAAATTGCTAATGGTGGAAAGAGCACAGTCTTTAAAGAACCACAACCGCTGGAGCTTAAAGTTGAGCAGG ATCTACCAGAGAATGTCAAATGCATGATGGATTGTGAGACTTTAGATATTTTACAAGGAATCCAGGATCAGCTGCCCATATTATCAAAAGATCCAGAATTTAGACTCCCTGT ACCATTTGACAAGGGACTGCAGTATGCCAAAAGGGGTGTCCATTATGCAAATCCCCAGGCTGTTAGACAAGTTCTTGA TGAG ATATGCGTGATTGCCAATGTTTGTCCAGAGTCTGATGAGGAAGTTTTTTCTCTGGTCCCATCCTTGAAG GCTAAGAGAACCAAGCTTAGGGAGCCCCTCAAAGGTATATTAAGTGAGCTAGCAAAGCTTAAAGAGTCTGTTAACTTAGAAAGTCAACACAAGCAGGAAAGTCTACACAAGTGGGGAGATCAACACAAGGGGGAAGATCAACACAAGAAGGAAAGTCAACACATGGGGGAAGATCAACACACGGAGGAAAGTCAACACACGGAGGAAGATCAACACAAGGGGGAAGATCAACACTTGGAGGAAAGTCAACACAAGGGGGAAGATCAAAACATGGAGGAAAGTCAACACAAGGGGAAAGATCAACACATGGAGGAGGGTCAAAACAAGGGGGAAGATCAATACTTGGAGGAAATTCAACACAAGGGGGAAGATCTACACATGGACGAAAGTCAACACAAGGAGGAAAGTGCACATCAGGGTTCCTACCTGACATCTAGTAAAGCTTAA